A window of Mesomycoplasma lagogenitalium contains these coding sequences:
- the rpmJ gene encoding 50S ribosomal protein L36, with protein sequence MKVRASVKKMCKDCKIIKRNGINRIICVLPKHKQRQG encoded by the coding sequence ATGAAAGTAAGAGCGTCAGTCAAAAAAATGTGTAAAGACTGCAAAATCATTAAACGTAATGGTATTAATAGAATTATTTGTGTTTTACCTAAACACAAACAAAGACAAGGTTAA